A genomic stretch from Haloferax sp. Atlit-12N includes:
- a CDS encoding flavin reductase family protein, with protein MDGAPDDFGSPYRLLSGAVVPRPIAWVSTRGDDADNLAPYSFSTVASVDPPVLVFAPVGRGPSLKDTPRNAISRGEFVVNVVTRDLVEAMNETAATVPPGVDEFEHAGIEKAESVRVDAPRVADAKVAFECTLYDSMEVGSSTLVLGEVVHAHVADEVLTDGKLDTRKLDAVGRLAGNEYATTDDRFELVRPD; from the coding sequence CGGCGCGCCCGACGATTTCGGCTCGCCGTACCGCCTGCTCTCGGGAGCCGTCGTCCCGCGCCCCATCGCGTGGGTGAGCACCCGCGGCGACGACGCCGACAACCTCGCGCCGTACAGTTTCTCCACCGTCGCCAGCGTCGACCCGCCGGTGCTCGTCTTCGCGCCGGTCGGTCGCGGCCCGTCGCTGAAGGACACGCCACGAAACGCCATCTCGCGCGGCGAGTTCGTCGTCAACGTCGTCACCCGCGACCTCGTGGAAGCGATGAACGAGACCGCCGCGACGGTCCCGCCCGGCGTCGACGAGTTCGAACACGCCGGCATCGAGAAGGCCGAGTCCGTCCGGGTCGACGCCCCCCGCGTCGCCGACGCCAAAGTCGCCTTCGAGTGCACCCTCTACGACAGCATGGAAGTCGGCTCCTCGACGCTCGTCCTCGGCGAGGTCGTCCACGCGCACGTCGCCGACGAGGTGCTGACCGACGGCAAACTCGACACGAGGAAACTCGACGCAGTCGGTCGGCTCGCCGGCAACGAGTACGC